A region from the Paenibacillus humicola genome encodes:
- a CDS encoding Gfo/Idh/MocA family protein, protein MIKVAVIGTGGIANSHLDAYVSSFKGRCQVVALCDIYEEKAVQNKEKFQLDCRVEQDYRELLDSDIDLVSICTPPYTHAQIAIDFLRAGKHVLVEKPMSSSLEECDRMLEAASESKRILSVIGQNRFRDPIMKLKRTLDTGKLGKIVHAQVDSHWWRGHSYYDLWWRGTWEKEGGGCTLNHAVHHIDMLQWMMGMPEKVHAVMSNTSHDNAEVEDISIAILSYGSGGLAQITSSVVHHGQEQQLIFQGEKARISAPWKVYASTSKENGFPIRNTELEEELEATYNSMADLPFTGHAGQIDDVMKAIASGSLEVLIDGREGRKTLELITAIYESAATGKTVSLPLTKDSLFYSRDSLLANAPHFYEKTASVVSFSKNDITLGSDYK, encoded by the coding sequence ATGATTAAAGTAGCCGTTATCGGAACCGGCGGTATCGCAAATTCGCATTTGGATGCCTATGTTTCGTCGTTTAAAGGAAGATGTCAAGTCGTAGCGTTATGTGACATTTACGAGGAAAAGGCAGTCCAGAATAAAGAGAAATTTCAGCTCGACTGTAGAGTTGAACAAGACTACCGAGAGCTGCTGGACAGCGATATCGATCTGGTGTCGATCTGCACCCCGCCATATACGCATGCTCAAATCGCGATCGACTTTTTGCGAGCCGGAAAGCATGTATTGGTAGAGAAGCCGATGTCTTCTTCCTTGGAAGAGTGCGATCGCATGCTGGAAGCGGCTTCCGAGTCGAAACGCATTTTATCCGTCATCGGGCAAAACCGGTTCAGGGATCCGATCATGAAGCTGAAGCGCACGCTCGACACCGGAAAATTAGGCAAAATCGTTCATGCGCAGGTTGATTCCCACTGGTGGAGAGGGCACTCCTATTACGATTTGTGGTGGAGGGGCACTTGGGAAAAAGAAGGCGGCGGCTGTACGTTGAACCACGCCGTTCATCACATCGACATGCTGCAGTGGATGATGGGAATGCCGGAAAAAGTCCATGCGGTCATGAGCAACACGTCGCATGATAACGCGGAAGTCGAGGACATCTCCATCGCCATTCTTTCTTACGGCAGCGGAGGCTTGGCGCAAATTACAAGCTCAGTTGTGCATCATGGACAGGAGCAGCAGCTCATATTCCAAGGGGAAAAGGCGAGAATTTCAGCACCCTGGAAGGTTTATGCATCCACCTCGAAGGAAAACGGATTTCCGATTCGGAACACCGAGCTCGAGGAGGAGCTTGAGGCTACGTATAACAGCATGGCGGACCTTCCTTTTACCGGCCATGCCGGACAAATCGACGACGTAATGAAAGCGATCGCAAGCGGATCGCTGGAGGTGCTCATTGACGGCCGAGAAGGACGCAAAACGCTTGAGCTGATCACGGCTATCTATGAATCGGCGGCTACAGGCAAAACCGTAAGCCTGCCTTTAACGAAAGACAGCCTGTTCTATTCGAGAGACAGCTTGCTGGCGAACGCTCCGCATTTTTACGAAAAGACCGCTTCGGTCGTTTCCTTTTCGAAAAACGATATTACGCTTGGCAGCGATTATAAATGA
- a CDS encoding carbohydrate ABC transporter permease, whose amino-acid sequence MSHTLKNRLVDFTAAFVILIAVFICLVPFLYILSESLSSNKAIISQAVTIYPIDFNLEAYKVVFGDAGMLYSLVYTVILTVVFVLLSLTVTILAAYPLTKKRLKGRNVLLLVMLFTMYFSGGLIPDYLNVKNLSLLNTPWALILPGMMSVYYMIILKSFFQSIPDSLEEAARLDGCNDLQILLKVVLPLSKPALATISLLYAVYRWNYFQDALFYITDEHLYTIQLKLYNVINISQQMSGENVNVNLPSEALKSASIMFGTVPILLVYPWLQKYFVSGIMIGAVKG is encoded by the coding sequence ATGTCACATACGTTAAAAAATAGACTGGTTGACTTTACGGCAGCATTTGTTATTTTAATTGCGGTTTTTATCTGCCTGGTTCCATTTCTTTATATTCTTTCGGAATCCCTTAGCTCTAATAAGGCGATTATATCTCAGGCTGTTACCATTTATCCGATCGACTTTAATTTAGAAGCCTATAAAGTTGTATTCGGGGATGCCGGCATGTTGTACTCCTTGGTCTATACGGTAATCCTGACGGTTGTATTTGTACTCCTCTCATTGACCGTTACCATATTGGCAGCGTACCCACTGACTAAAAAAAGACTCAAGGGCAGAAATGTTTTATTGTTAGTGATGCTGTTTACCATGTATTTTAGCGGCGGATTGATTCCGGATTATTTGAACGTAAAGAATCTAAGCCTATTGAACACGCCATGGGCACTGATTCTTCCGGGTATGATGAGCGTCTATTATATGATCATACTGAAATCGTTCTTCCAAAGCATTCCTGATAGTCTGGAGGAAGCTGCGCGCCTGGACGGATGCAACGATCTGCAGATTTTGCTTAAGGTTGTGCTTCCGCTTTCCAAGCCGGCACTTGCCACAATCAGCCTGCTCTATGCCGTATACAGATGGAATTATTTTCAGGATGCTCTTTTCTACATTACAGACGAGCATTTGTATACGATACAGCTTAAGCTGTATAACGTGATCAATATTTCGCAGCAAATGTCCGGCGAGAATGTCAACGTAAATCTTCCTTCAGAGGCATTAAAGTCGGCAAGTATTATGTTTGGCACGGTTCCGATTCTTCTCGTGTATCCGTGGCTCCAGAAATACTTTGTATCCGGCATTATGATTGGCGCCGTGAAAGGCTGA
- a CDS encoding GntR family transcriptional regulator, which translates to MNGGSSGWRNLMSIQIDVSRDKKGLIRDFVYETLKKNIMELRLEPGQFISEKEMVEMLQVSRTPIREALVKLTQEELIETTPQKGSIISLIDLQHAEESRFIRKTLESTVVREACEKLDKEQVLHLQNLVSLQELCESEQNYGRLFELDEEFHKSIMIGCGRGRTWGLIQQMATHDNRIRILRLASDSDWKIILAHHHGIVRAIKEKDPDQAEKILKDHLDLVVIEKENLKQKHAKFFK; encoded by the coding sequence ATGAATGGCGGCTCGTCGGGCTGGAGGAATCTTATGAGTATTCAGATTGACGTTTCAAGAGACAAAAAAGGACTCATTCGGGATTTCGTTTACGAAACCTTGAAGAAAAACATTATGGAGCTGCGGCTCGAGCCGGGACAATTTATCTCGGAAAAAGAAATGGTCGAAATGCTCCAAGTCAGCAGAACGCCGATTCGTGAAGCGTTGGTCAAACTCACTCAGGAGGAATTGATCGAAACCACTCCTCAGAAGGGCTCGATCATATCGCTTATCGATTTGCAGCATGCGGAGGAGTCCCGGTTTATCAGAAAAACCTTGGAATCCACCGTGGTGCGGGAAGCATGTGAGAAGCTCGACAAGGAACAGGTGCTTCATCTGCAAAATCTCGTCTCGCTGCAAGAACTGTGCGAATCCGAACAGAATTATGGGCGCCTGTTTGAACTCGACGAAGAGTTTCACAAATCGATTATGATCGGCTGCGGCCGGGGCCGTACGTGGGGACTTATTCAGCAAATGGCCACGCATGACAACCGCATACGGATTTTACGGCTGGCTTCCGATTCCGACTGGAAAATCATACTTGCCCATCATCATGGCATTGTACGTGCCATCAAGGAGAAGGATCCCGACCAAGCGGAAAAAATACTTAAGGATCATTTGGATCTGGTCGTGATTGAAAAAGAAAATTTAAAACAGAAGCACGCCAAATTTTTTAAATAA
- a CDS encoding carbohydrate ABC transporter permease — MASNQTRLLENSARSKPMRPAKQRDMSQLAVSAVAYIFIGAFSLLCFIPFWLIYIGSFTAESQIVQGFRMFPTEFSLDAYRFLLQGSQVYQSGFVSVFITVVGTSGAVLLTSMFAYAAAHPHVKYRYVLSFYIYFTMLFPPGLVGYYLLISNWLSLRDSLLALLLPLLFSAFNSFLMTSYFRTLPFELNEAATVDGAHELYIFFRIIWPISMPVIATITLFYALTYWNDWFNALMFIDDPHRHPLQMMLRRIISNSQNLNYLNTNVNIPVSATGVQLSTVVITIGPIIFLYPFLQKYFIKGLTIGAVKG; from the coding sequence ATGGCGTCAAATCAAACACGGTTGTTGGAGAATTCAGCGCGATCGAAGCCCATGAGGCCGGCGAAGCAGCGGGATATGTCCCAGCTTGCCGTTTCAGCGGTTGCTTATATTTTTATCGGAGCGTTCTCTTTGCTTTGCTTCATTCCGTTCTGGCTAATCTATATCGGTTCATTTACGGCGGAATCCCAAATTGTTCAAGGGTTCCGCATGTTCCCGACGGAATTTTCGCTAGATGCTTACCGGTTCCTGCTGCAGGGCAGCCAAGTCTACCAAAGCGGCTTTGTCTCCGTTTTCATAACGGTCGTCGGTACCTCCGGAGCCGTGCTCCTTACATCCATGTTCGCCTACGCAGCCGCTCATCCGCATGTCAAATACCGCTATGTGCTGTCCTTCTACATTTATTTCACGATGCTGTTCCCGCCAGGCCTGGTAGGTTATTATCTGCTCATCTCCAACTGGCTCAGCCTTCGGGATTCGCTGCTCGCCTTGCTGCTGCCGCTGTTATTCTCCGCTTTCAATTCGTTCCTCATGACTTCGTATTTCCGCACGCTGCCCTTTGAGCTCAATGAAGCGGCGACAGTAGACGGGGCGCACGAGCTGTATATTTTTTTTCGGATCATTTGGCCGATTTCCATGCCCGTTATTGCGACGATAACGCTGTTCTATGCACTTACGTACTGGAACGACTGGTTTAACGCGTTGATGTTCATCGACGACCCGCATCGCCATCCGCTGCAAATGATGCTCCGCAGAATCATATCCAATTCACAAAATCTGAATTATTTGAACACGAACGTGAACATTCCCGTCTCCGCGACAGGCGTGCAGCTTTCGACGGTCGTCATCACGATTGGACCGATCATTTTCTTGTACCCGTTCTTGCAGAAGTATTTCATTAAAGGATTGACGATCGGAGCGGTCAAAGGATAA
- a CDS encoding extracellular solute-binding protein has protein sequence MKAKAQRLISVSLAALTIASTLAACQGKSSSGTQNEGTSGSGNTKAHRTLTVEVFDRGKPGQPDLNNNYWTKYVNDNFGKQFNVTVNYVTVPRSQEVDKLNVLMAAGQAPDISYTYNQGVVYNYVQQGGLADLDSALQQYGPTLTKYLGDDVLKYGKFDGKQYAVPGKRTVLASDNTFIRKDWLDKLGLPVPTTPEQFYDTMVAFKEKNPGNVSGVIPYGYALQPANPGLDFIPEAFRPSNLTEEQFATLQPYASWSANWSMPGFDKAVEYMNKMYNAGLVSPNFATDKDGKLRDADISNGKVGAFTTNWDGPYRTAPGTLTNLLKNVPGAQLIPIDPWQNDAGKHPKYGYGPNGMYIIIPKSSKNVDLAIQYLNWMADPKVTLFLQNGQEGVDYNMVNGVPKQTGTTNSGEKMMTVANNLDYDILSNGIELGDPKKNTAAISAGYPGYENEVENALKVALTGYYTTYHYALPNTADAKYNSALTNLSAQMLAKLIVAKPADVDSLYKSLVQQYMDQGGKAVQDEYIKNYKDQNSK, from the coding sequence TTGAAGGCAAAGGCACAAAGATTGATTTCTGTTTCTTTGGCAGCGTTAACAATTGCCTCAACATTGGCCGCCTGTCAGGGTAAGAGTTCAAGCGGCACACAAAATGAAGGTACATCAGGATCAGGCAATACAAAAGCACATCGAACATTAACGGTCGAAGTATTCGACAGAGGCAAACCTGGGCAGCCGGATTTGAATAATAACTACTGGACCAAGTATGTCAACGATAATTTCGGCAAGCAGTTTAATGTCACCGTGAACTACGTTACAGTTCCAAGATCCCAGGAAGTGGACAAGCTGAACGTATTGATGGCAGCCGGCCAGGCACCTGACATTTCCTACACTTACAACCAGGGTGTTGTTTATAATTATGTCCAGCAGGGTGGTTTGGCAGATCTTGACTCGGCTCTCCAGCAATACGGACCTACGCTTACCAAGTATCTTGGCGATGATGTTTTAAAGTACGGTAAATTTGATGGCAAGCAGTATGCCGTACCGGGCAAGAGGACGGTTCTCGCAAGTGATAATACGTTTATCCGTAAAGACTGGCTCGATAAACTGGGTCTTCCTGTTCCTACGACACCGGAACAGTTCTATGACACCATGGTTGCCTTCAAAGAGAAGAACCCTGGAAATGTAAGCGGAGTCATTCCTTATGGTTATGCTCTGCAGCCTGCAAACCCCGGGTTGGACTTTATCCCGGAAGCCTTTAGACCGTCCAACCTTACGGAAGAACAGTTTGCTACACTTCAGCCGTATGCCAGCTGGTCGGCAAACTGGAGTATGCCTGGGTTTGATAAAGCGGTTGAATACATGAACAAAATGTATAATGCAGGCTTGGTCAGCCCGAACTTCGCAACGGACAAGGATGGAAAACTTAGGGACGCAGATATTTCCAATGGTAAGGTCGGAGCATTCACGACGAACTGGGATGGTCCGTACAGGACGGCTCCCGGCACCCTTACCAACCTTTTAAAGAACGTGCCTGGTGCCCAGCTTATTCCAATCGATCCTTGGCAGAACGATGCAGGCAAGCATCCGAAGTACGGGTACGGCCCAAATGGCATGTATATCATCATCCCTAAATCAAGCAAGAATGTTGACCTTGCCATACAATACCTCAACTGGATGGCTGACCCCAAGGTAACCCTCTTCCTCCAGAACGGTCAGGAAGGCGTAGACTACAACATGGTGAATGGTGTTCCAAAACAGACAGGAACAACAAATTCCGGCGAAAAAATGATGACGGTTGCAAACAACCTCGATTATGACATCCTTTCAAACGGTATCGAACTGGGAGATCCGAAGAAGAATACTGCGGCTATTTCCGCTGGATATCCTGGTTATGAAAATGAGGTAGAGAATGCTTTAAAGGTCGCTTTGACGGGCTATTATACTACGTACCACTATGCATTACCGAACACAGCCGATGCAAAATACAACTCAGCGCTTACAAATCTTTCAGCACAAATGCTCGCAAAACTCATTGTTGCTAAACCAGCCGATGTCGATAGCCTGTACAAATCATTGGTTCAACAGTACATGGATCAGGGCGGCAAGGCCGTTCAAGACGAATATATAAAGAATTACAAGGATCAGAATAGTAAATAA
- a CDS encoding glycosidase — MNIKRHPENPIVVPGLFEWRKVTVFNPAVIIDGGKFYMIERTAGSLTPCKNFLGLLESEDGVHFTHVKDEPIVTPDMLGFPYGSVQDPRIVKIDDTFYLNYALRPCAMSYYPTGAGIPERSVPTYPDGWGEEEGHWLTRSGILTSKDLINWEFLTNTTPLDINDRDNILFPEKIGGKYVLLRRPEEYVGEAYGTEKAAMWITYSDDLIHWEEPKLLAKAQEVDWEFKKIGGSTPPVRTDKGWLVLYHGVDKDTVYRVGAMLLDLENPEKIIARTRNFIMEPETYYEKFGFQIPNVIFPTGNVVKDGLLYIYYGVTDTAIALATVPLNELVDYILNEPQ, encoded by the coding sequence CTGAACATTAAAAGACACCCGGAAAACCCGATTGTCGTGCCGGGGCTATTTGAATGGCGCAAAGTGACGGTATTCAATCCCGCAGTCATCATCGACGGCGGCAAGTTTTACATGATCGAGCGAACGGCCGGTTCGCTTACGCCGTGTAAAAATTTTCTCGGCCTGCTGGAGAGCGAGGACGGCGTCCATTTCACCCATGTCAAGGATGAGCCCATCGTAACCCCGGACATGCTCGGATTTCCTTACGGCAGCGTACAGGACCCGCGCATCGTCAAAATCGATGACACCTTCTATCTGAACTACGCGCTGCGTCCATGTGCGATGAGCTATTATCCGACCGGCGCGGGCATTCCCGAGCGCTCCGTGCCGACCTATCCGGACGGCTGGGGAGAGGAGGAAGGCCACTGGCTGACCCGTTCCGGTATTTTGACGTCCAAGGATTTGATTAACTGGGAATTTCTTACTAATACGACGCCGCTGGACATCAACGATCGTGACAACATTCTTTTTCCGGAGAAGATCGGCGGCAAATACGTGCTGCTGCGCCGGCCGGAGGAGTATGTTGGAGAGGCGTACGGTACCGAGAAGGCGGCGATGTGGATTACCTATTCCGACGATCTGATCCATTGGGAGGAGCCGAAGCTGCTCGCCAAGGCGCAGGAGGTGGACTGGGAATTCAAGAAAATCGGCGGTTCGACGCCGCCCGTACGCACCGATAAGGGCTGGTTGGTGCTGTATCACGGCGTAGACAAGGATACTGTTTACCGGGTCGGAGCCATGCTGCTGGACCTGGAAAATCCGGAAAAAATCATTGCCAGAACCCGCAATTTCATTATGGAGCCGGAAACGTACTATGAGAAATTCGGCTTCCAAATCCCGAACGTCATCTTCCCGACGGGCAATGTGGTGAAGGATGGCCTGCTGTATATTTATTACGGCGTCACCGATACGGCGATCGCGCTCGCCACCGTGCCGCTGAACGAACTGGTCGATTACATTTTGAACGAACCGCAGTAA
- a CDS encoding ABC transporter permease, which produces MQAAKNSVALEKKDVVQEPVQKKKGLFYYIRMDFVLYLMLLIPVLYIVVFKYVPMYGIQIAFKDYNIFQGVSLSPWNDFATFKQIFSSPQFYQVVRNTLVLNGLDLIVGFPAPIILAILINELVWNKFKKISQTILYLPHFLSWVIIGGIVTQLLSPTGMFNSLLTHLGSESVPFLTNKYAWVATYSLVGVWQNAGWGTILYLAAMTGIDRQLYEAADSDGAGRFRKIWHITLPGIRPTIVILLILQIGNLMAINFDRPFNLQNNLVMDFGDVISTYVYRVGIQSANFSVGAAVGLFQSVICLIFLLSSNFITRKLGENGIW; this is translated from the coding sequence ATGCAAGCAGCGAAGAATAGTGTTGCTTTGGAAAAAAAAGATGTCGTTCAAGAGCCGGTGCAAAAAAAGAAAGGATTGTTTTACTATATAAGAATGGATTTCGTGCTTTACCTGATGCTGCTTATTCCGGTTTTATATATCGTGGTATTTAAATATGTACCCATGTACGGCATACAAATTGCTTTTAAGGATTACAACATTTTTCAGGGCGTCAGCTTGAGTCCGTGGAATGATTTTGCAACGTTCAAGCAAATTTTTTCATCACCCCAATTTTATCAAGTTGTTCGAAACACGCTGGTGCTTAACGGTTTGGATTTGATTGTGGGATTTCCAGCGCCAATCATTTTGGCGATTTTAATTAATGAACTGGTATGGAATAAGTTTAAAAAAATAAGCCAGACTATCCTGTATCTGCCGCATTTCCTTTCCTGGGTTATTATTGGCGGCATTGTTACACAGTTGCTTTCTCCTACGGGAATGTTTAACTCCTTGCTTACCCATTTGGGCAGTGAATCGGTTCCTTTTCTCACGAACAAATATGCATGGGTTGCAACTTATTCTTTGGTTGGAGTATGGCAGAACGCAGGCTGGGGTACCATTTTGTACCTTGCTGCCATGACGGGAATTGACAGGCAGCTGTATGAAGCTGCAGATTCAGATGGAGCCGGTCGATTTAGGAAGATATGGCATATTACGCTGCCAGGGATCAGACCAACCATTGTGATCCTTCTGATTCTGCAGATCGGCAATCTGATGGCGATTAACTTCGACCGTCCATTCAACCTTCAAAACAACCTGGTTATGGATTTTGGCGACGTTATCAGTACCTATGTTTATCGTGTAGGTATTCAATCGGCGAACTTTTCAGTCGGTGCAGCTGTCGGACTGTTCCAGTCCGTTATTTGCTTAATATTCCTGTTAAGCTCTAATTTTATTACCCGTAAATTAGGCGAAAACGGAATTTGGTGA
- a CDS encoding extracellular solute-binding protein, with product MNWDEVKAEMEKRMAGSLNVKLNVVFIPWSDVRQKRQVALSSAEDYDLIWDNDPAQNIAAGLYEPLDDLIDKYGPDIKAVRSKELMDANKVNGKLYSVPLEVNFIRPWTFVIRKDIREKLGFKPITSYDELIDFMYAVKEKEPGLTPYIPNGSEHIGLKLAGMLDPSANLASVLNYPGSYTKGNDGKVYNIFDNMDPLIMSTLEQNRKLYKDGILAKDALTLNNSEFTKGKAAVSTFNDFGVNLSTRTTLEKSVPGAAAETFTLYSTDMKLNSTYKAGNFIAVPVVSKNKERAVQFLNWLNQKDNYDLLAYGIKRKNWVDVGEGLYKPIQANPYPGIPFAWGWNPKLDRIDASLPADVIALNKWERDPSHFTPDILAGFTFDPSPVAGEVAQLNNAGTEFYNPLVMGVTEPREGLAMFKKAAYDNVKKVQAEYQKQLDAFLVSKK from the coding sequence GTGAACTGGGATGAAGTAAAGGCGGAAATGGAGAAACGAATGGCCGGTTCGCTGAACGTGAAACTGAACGTCGTGTTTATCCCATGGTCCGATGTCCGTCAGAAGCGTCAGGTCGCATTGTCCTCCGCGGAGGACTACGATTTGATCTGGGACAACGACCCGGCGCAAAATATCGCCGCCGGCCTCTATGAACCGCTGGACGATCTGATCGATAAATACGGTCCCGACATTAAGGCTGTACGCTCGAAGGAGCTGATGGACGCCAACAAAGTGAACGGAAAGCTGTACTCGGTACCGCTTGAGGTGAACTTCATACGTCCGTGGACGTTCGTCATCCGCAAGGATATCAGGGAGAAGCTCGGCTTCAAGCCGATTACCAGCTATGACGAACTGATCGACTTTATGTATGCTGTGAAAGAGAAAGAGCCGGGCTTGACGCCGTATATACCGAACGGCAGCGAGCATATCGGCTTAAAGCTGGCCGGGATGCTCGACCCGTCGGCCAATCTGGCATCCGTACTCAATTACCCCGGCTCGTACACAAAAGGGAACGACGGTAAAGTTTATAATATTTTCGACAACATGGACCCGCTCATCATGAGCACTTTAGAGCAGAACCGCAAGCTGTACAAGGATGGCATATTGGCCAAGGACGCCCTAACCCTGAACAATTCGGAGTTCACGAAAGGCAAGGCGGCGGTATCCACCTTTAATGACTTCGGAGTCAATCTCAGTACCCGCACCACGCTGGAAAAGTCGGTTCCGGGAGCGGCTGCGGAGACGTTTACGCTGTACAGCACGGACATGAAGCTGAACTCGACCTACAAAGCAGGAAATTTCATCGCGGTTCCGGTCGTCAGCAAAAACAAGGAGCGTGCCGTTCAGTTTCTAAACTGGTTGAACCAGAAGGACAATTACGATCTGTTGGCATACGGAATAAAAAGGAAAAACTGGGTGGATGTTGGCGAGGGTCTGTATAAGCCGATTCAAGCGAATCCTTATCCGGGCATTCCGTTCGCTTGGGGCTGGAATCCGAAGCTGGACCGGATCGATGCCAGCCTGCCCGCGGATGTGATCGCACTGAACAAGTGGGAGCGGGATCCGAGCCATTTTACGCCCGACATCCTGGCGGGCTTTACCTTCGATCCGAGCCCGGTCGCAGGCGAGGTGGCGCAGCTTAACAATGCGGGGACCGAGTTTTATAATCCGCTCGTGATGGGCGTTACGGAACCGAGAGAAGGGCTCGCGATGTTTAAAAAAGCGGCCTACGACAATGTGAAAAAAGTGCAAGCGGAGTATCAGAAGCAATTGGACGCTTTTCTGGTAAGCAAGAAGTAG
- a CDS encoding Gfo/Idh/MocA family protein, which produces MQTQDGMNYAPKGKPAPVCEKGEFPFAAIGLDHGHIFGMCNGLIEAGGQLKWVYDPDPAKVEKFIQTYPGVKAARSEQEVLQDPNVKLVAGAAITSERCALGMRVMSHGKDYFTDKAPLTTLTQLEQARQKAAETGLKYAVYYSERLHVESAVYAGQLIEQGAIGRVLQVSGYGPHRINVPSRPDWFFNREQFGGILCDIGSHQCEQFLYYTGSKDAKVVNSQVANYNHKQFPTFEDFGDCNLVGNNGSTGYFRVDWFTPNGLSTWGDGRTIILGTDGYIELRKYVDIAREKGGGHVYLVNHEGEYHFDVTGKIGYPFFGELILDCLNRTEIAMTQEHAFKAAELCLLAQRDAKLIEGVGQNVSQ; this is translated from the coding sequence ATGCAAACACAAGACGGTATGAATTACGCCCCGAAAGGAAAACCGGCCCCGGTTTGTGAAAAGGGAGAATTTCCATTTGCGGCGATCGGGCTTGATCACGGGCACATTTTCGGAATGTGCAACGGACTTATCGAAGCAGGCGGACAACTGAAATGGGTATACGACCCGGACCCGGCCAAGGTGGAAAAATTCATTCAAACCTACCCGGGAGTCAAGGCGGCAAGATCCGAACAGGAGGTTCTGCAGGATCCGAATGTGAAACTGGTTGCCGGCGCGGCCATCACGTCGGAACGTTGTGCCCTGGGAATGCGCGTCATGTCGCACGGAAAGGATTACTTTACGGACAAGGCGCCGTTAACGACGTTAACGCAGCTGGAACAGGCCCGGCAAAAAGCTGCGGAAACCGGCCTGAAATATGCGGTTTATTACAGTGAGCGGTTGCACGTGGAAAGCGCGGTTTATGCAGGACAATTGATCGAGCAGGGCGCCATCGGGCGTGTTCTGCAGGTGAGCGGATACGGCCCGCACCGGATCAACGTGCCGTCAAGACCGGATTGGTTTTTTAACCGCGAGCAATTCGGCGGTATTCTTTGCGATATCGGCAGCCATCAATGTGAGCAATTTTTGTATTATACAGGTTCCAAGGACGCAAAAGTGGTGAACAGCCAGGTGGCTAATTATAACCACAAGCAATTTCCGACGTTTGAGGATTTCGGCGATTGCAACTTGGTGGGCAACAACGGTTCCACGGGATATTTCCGCGTCGATTGGTTCACGCCGAACGGCCTCAGCACATGGGGAGACGGCCGTACGATTATTTTGGGCACCGATGGTTATATCGAATTGCGCAAATACGTGGATATAGCGAGAGAAAAGGGCGGCGGACACGTATACCTCGTTAATCATGAGGGGGAGTATCATTTCGACGTAACAGGGAAGATCGGATATCCGTTTTTCGGAGAACTGATTCTGGACTGTTTAAACCGTACGGAGATTGCGATGACGCAGGAGCACGCCTTTAAAGCGGCCGAGCTTTGCCTGCTGGCGCAGCGCGATGCCAAACTGATTGAAGGCGTAGGGCAAAACGTGAGCCAATAA
- a CDS encoding ABC transporter permease, whose product MGIWRELRKNRWLYAMSLPVVLYVFIFSYVPMTAHLLAFKQFIPAKGIWGSKWTGLDNLTFFFTGPDWLGVTMNTVYLNLLFIAAGTACSLCIALLLNEIRRAYFKKVTQSLVILPHFISIMVVNLMVLNFFNGQDGMINRLIDRIGFEPVNWFQTPAVWPYLLTIIFVWKGAGWGSIIYLATLTGFSEEYYESARIDGAKRWQQIRFITLPLLRPTIIVLTLLGLGRIFYGDFGLIYGIIGDNSLLFHSTDVIDTYTYRSLRSTNMNSYSNAAAVALFQSVMGLITILFFNWFVRRVDNDSKLF is encoded by the coding sequence ATGGGAATATGGCGAGAGCTCCGCAAAAACAGATGGCTTTACGCCATGTCGCTTCCCGTCGTCCTATATGTCTTTATCTTTTCTTATGTGCCAATGACGGCTCATCTGCTGGCCTTTAAGCAGTTTATCCCCGCAAAAGGAATTTGGGGCAGTAAATGGACGGGACTCGACAACCTCACCTTTTTTTTCACCGGCCCTGACTGGCTGGGCGTCACGATGAACACGGTCTATCTTAACCTGCTTTTCATTGCAGCCGGCACGGCCTGCTCCTTGTGCATCGCGCTGCTCCTGAATGAAATCCGGCGCGCTTATTTCAAGAAGGTGACGCAATCGCTTGTCATCCTGCCGCATTTCATTTCCATTATGGTTGTGAATCTGATGGTGTTGAACTTCTTTAACGGCCAAGACGGCATGATAAACCGGTTAATAGACCGGATTGGTTTCGAGCCGGTTAACTGGTTTCAGACACCGGCCGTCTGGCCTTACCTTCTGACGATTATCTTCGTCTGGAAAGGCGCAGGCTGGGGCTCGATCATTTACCTGGCCACCTTGACCGGCTTCTCCGAGGAATACTATGAAAGCGCCAGAATCGATGGCGCCAAACGCTGGCAGCAAATCCGATTCATTACGCTCCCGCTGCTGCGGCCCACGATCATCGTGCTGACGCTGCTGGGGCTGGGGCGTATCTTTTACGGCGACTTCGGTTTGATTTACGGCATTATCGGCGATAACTCGCTGCTCTTCCATTCGACGGACGTCATCGATACGTATACGTACCGTTCGCTCCGGTCGACGAATATGAACAGCTACAGCAATGCCGCGGCGGTCGCGTTGTTTCAATCCGTCATGGGCCTCATCACGATTCTGTTCTTCAACTGGTTCGTCCGCCGGGTCGATAACGATTCGAAGCTGTTTTAG